CATCGTGTGCTCCGTGTGCGGGTCGGGCCGGCGCGCTACGAACGGGACATCGACCAGCCCGTCGCGGCTGGCGGCGTGGCGCGCGTCGCGGCAGCCGGCGGCGCTGCGTGCGCGATCGGGTTCGCATCCGGCAGCGCGACGTTGCGCTCGGTGCCGGTGTCGAACAGATGCAGGGCTTCTTCGTCGAAGCGGAACGCTACCACGGCGCCCGGCGCCGGGGCCATCGGGGCCGGTACGAGGGCCGCGCACGGCTGGCCGCGCCAGTCCAGCGTCACGAGCGCCTCGGCGCCGAGCAGCTCGACGAGCTCGACCGTGCCGGTCAGCGCGAGCACGCCGGGGGTCAGATCGTTTTCAGTCACGAGCCGCAGGTGGTTCGGGCGGATCGCGGCCTTGACCTGCTGGCCGTCCTGCAGCCGTGCGAAGCGCGGCGACGCGAGCGGCCAGCGCGCGCCGTTGCAGTCGAGCAGGACGTTCGCGCCGATGCGCTCGATCGTGCCCGCCGCGAAATTCATCGCGGGCGTGCCGACGAACCCGGCGGCGAACACGGTGTGCGGCTGGCCGTACAGCTCGGCCGGCGTGCCGATCTGCTCGATGTGGCCGCCGCGCATCAGCACGACGCGATCCGCGAGCGTCATCGCTTCGAGCTGGTCGTGCGTGACGTACAGCGTCGTCGTCTTCAGCCGGCGGTGCAGCCGCTTGATGTCGCCGCGCAACTGCGTGCGCAGCTTCGCGTCGAGATTCGACAGCGGCTCGTCGAACAGGAACACGGCGGGCGTCTTGATCATCGCGCGCGCGATCGCCGCGCGCTGCTGCTGGCCGCCCGACATTGCGCGCGGGCGGCGCTC
The sequence above is drawn from the Burkholderia stabilis genome and encodes:
- a CDS encoding ABC transporter ATP-binding protein translates to MAQITCKALSKHYDGGPAVLHPLDLEIADGEFIVLLGPSGCGKSTMLRMIAGLEAITGGEIVIGDTVVNDLPSRERNVAMVFQNYALYPHMTVYDNIAFGLRRLKVPADEIDRRVRDVARILGLDALLERRPRAMSGGQQQRAAIARAMIKTPAVFLFDEPLSNLDAKLRTQLRGDIKRLHRRLKTTTLYVTHDQLEAMTLADRVVLMRGGHIEQIGTPAELYGQPHTVFAAGFVGTPAMNFAAGTIERIGANVLLDCNGARWPLASPRFARLQDGQQVKAAIRPNHLRLVTENDLTPGVLALTGTVELVELLGAEALVTLDWRGQPCAALVPAPMAPAPGAVVAFRFDEEALHLFDTGTERNVALPDANPIAHAAPPAAATRATPPAATGWSMSRS